A stretch of Brachyhypopomus gauderio isolate BG-103 chromosome 3, BGAUD_0.2, whole genome shotgun sequence DNA encodes these proteins:
- the LOC143510310 gene encoding uncharacterized protein LOC143510310, with amino-acid sequence MDPSSGMHMPPVPSNNEVVHVTVGNPIITMYQTPPQPPNIAQIITQHVIPQDVSCQNVQHTVPSQVQMSSQVQMPLHGHSQARVQAQSHIHSQSHGQAQSHVQSQSHGQAQSHVHSQSHGQAQSHGPTQVHVPTQGPSESQSVPASQDGARSSLQVPFAEVASLLDPNMKSSKARKYHIHYEEVKRRLEPPEKMSLRSLAAYTRVSRGPASKKTLLESLNVFGLSPSTNTAVSSSFSKLTEGDTAALCKDMKDFALQYVDYENMAKQLLPETNQVQHWSKIIETRNYLEEMRKVFKEPANSRLFSNVTHGLGNGMMDVALDIIDAVIDRQIRILSGNTDPKPELPIKRTRKRTRKPKAATEDGKPKDKGKRGRKKGKQMRLDPVVPQVPQSTDIESSVLTLVSVGYETISSGLGATSAGLA; translated from the exons ATGGATCCATCTTCTGGAATGCATATGCCCCCTGTACCCTCAAACAATGAGGTTGTCCATGTGACTGTTGGGAATCCCATCATTACAATGTATCAGACTCCGCCACAGCCCCCAAATATTGCACAGATCATTACACAGCACGTCATTCCACAAGACGTCTCATGTCAAAATGTACAGCATACAGTTCCATCACAAGTCCAGATGTCATCGCAAGTCCAGATGCCACTACATGGCCATAGTCAAGCTCGTGTTCAAGCACAAAGCCATATCCACTCTCAAAGCCACGGGCAAGCACAAAGCCATGTCCAGTCTCAAAGCCACGGGCAAGCACAAAGCCATGTCCACTCTCAAAGCCACGGGCAAGCACAAAGCCATGGCCCGACACAAGTCCATGTTCCTACACAAGGCCCCTCAGAGAGCCAGAGTGTACCAGCTTCTCAGGATGGAGCCAGGTCCTCATTACAGGTCCCCTTTGCAGAAGTGGCCTCCCTGTTAGACCCTAACATGAAGAGCTCGAAGGCACGGAAGTACCATATCCATTATGAGGAAGTAAAACGGAGACTGGAGCCGCCTGAGAAGATGTCTCTCAGATCTCTGGCTGCCTACACTAGAGTGAGCCGAGGTCCAGCTAGTAAAAAAACTCTTCTAGAATCACTGAATGTTTTTGGCCTGTCACCAAGCACCAATACAGCAGTGTCCAGCTCTTTCTCCAAACTCACTGAGG gtgACACAGCAGCATTGTGTAAAGATATGAAAGATTTTGCTTTACAGTATGTGGATTATGAGAACATGGCGAAACAGTTACTGCCAGAGACAAACCAAGTGCAACACTGGTCAAAAATTATTGAAACCAG GAACTATCTGGAAGAGATGCGGAAAGTTTTTAAAGAGCCGGCAAACAGTCGCTTGTTTTCCAACGTCACGCACGGCCTTGGCAATGGCATGATGGACGTGGCCCTCGACATTATCGACGCAGTAATCGACCGGCAAATCCGCATCCTCTCTGGTAACACGGACCCCAAGCCAGAGCTGCCCATCAAGAGGACCCGGAAACGCACCCGTAAGCCCAAGGCCGCCACGGAGGATGGCAAACCCAAAGACAAGGGCAAGAGAGGCAGAAAGAAAGGCAAACAGATGCGCCTGGATCCCGTGGTTCCACAGGTCCCCCAGTCCACAGATATAGAGAGCAGCGTCCTCACCTTGGTGTCTGTGGGATATGAGACCATATCGAGTGGGCTTGGGGCTACCAGTGCAGGCCTGGCGTAA